Proteins found in one Thermaerobacter subterraneus DSM 13965 genomic segment:
- a CDS encoding transposase yields the protein MAYNFRPVNRDQLYLLPPSLRDGLPEDHLAWFLIDAVEQMDLRAFRSKYRADGWGGESYDPAMMVTLLLYAYCVGERSSRRIERLCLEDVAFRVITANQKPDHVTIARFRQRHARELAALFTQVLRLCREAGLGKVGVVALDGTKVKANASLAANRTYDAIRQEVEKMLREAEATDREEDERYGSGRRGDELPEELRSRQSRLERLKACKRRLEDEAAREAARQQARIEERKAQEQATGKKRRGRKPKAPDPSVDPAAKANITDPDSRIMKTRQGFVQGYNAQAVVTEDQLIVAAAVTQDANDVGQLHPMLQQAQANLRAAGVDKPIRAVVADAGSWSEANVKQAPADGPELFLATSKEWKQRQAWKDTPPPRGRIPKGLSLRERMERKLRTRRGQAIYAKRSQTVEPVFGQIKTVRGADRFLRRGLAACDSEWKLLCLTHNLLKLWRKVTKGSASSPFGWMAAALA from the coding sequence ATGGCCTACAACTTTCGCCCGGTGAACCGTGACCAACTGTACCTGCTCCCACCGAGCCTTCGCGACGGGCTGCCCGAGGACCACCTGGCCTGGTTTCTGATCGACGCCGTCGAGCAGATGGACCTGCGGGCGTTTCGAAGCAAGTACCGCGCCGACGGATGGGGCGGGGAGAGCTACGACCCCGCCATGATGGTGACGCTCCTGCTGTACGCCTACTGCGTCGGCGAGCGGTCCAGCCGGCGGATCGAGCGACTGTGCCTCGAGGACGTGGCCTTCCGGGTGATCACCGCCAACCAGAAGCCGGATCACGTGACCATTGCCCGCTTCCGCCAGCGCCATGCACGGGAGCTGGCCGCGCTGTTCACGCAAGTGCTGCGGCTGTGCCGCGAGGCGGGGCTGGGGAAGGTCGGCGTGGTGGCACTGGACGGGACGAAAGTCAAGGCCAACGCCTCGCTGGCGGCCAACCGAACCTACGATGCGATTCGCCAGGAAGTGGAGAAGATGCTCCGGGAGGCGGAGGCCACGGACCGGGAAGAAGATGAGCGGTACGGCTCCGGGCGTCGTGGGGATGAGTTGCCGGAGGAACTGCGCTCCCGCCAGAGCCGGCTGGAGCGGCTGAAGGCATGCAAGCGGCGGCTGGAGGACGAGGCGGCCCGGGAAGCGGCCCGGCAGCAGGCCCGCATCGAGGAGCGGAAAGCCCAGGAGCAGGCGACCGGCAAGAAGCGGCGGGGGCGCAAGCCGAAGGCGCCGGATCCCTCGGTGGATCCGGCGGCGAAGGCCAACATCACGGATCCGGACAGCCGGATCATGAAGACCCGGCAGGGCTTTGTGCAAGGGTACAACGCCCAGGCGGTGGTGACCGAAGACCAGCTCATCGTGGCCGCGGCGGTGACGCAGGACGCCAACGACGTGGGCCAACTGCACCCGATGCTCCAGCAGGCGCAAGCCAACCTGCGGGCCGCGGGCGTGGACAAGCCCATCCGGGCCGTCGTCGCCGACGCGGGGTCCTGGAGCGAGGCGAACGTGAAGCAGGCACCGGCGGATGGGCCGGAACTGTTCCTGGCGACGAGTAAAGAGTGGAAGCAGCGCCAAGCCTGGAAGGACACACCCCCTCCGCGAGGCCGCATCCCCAAGGGGCTGAGCCTGCGGGAGCGGATGGAACGCAAGCTGCGGACCCGGCGAGGACAGGCGATCTACGCCAAGCGCAGCCAGACCGTGGAGCCGGTGTTCGGGCAGATCAAGACCGTGCGAGGCGCCGACCGGTTCCTCCGTCGGGGTCTGGCGGCGTGTGACAGCGAGTGGAAGCTGCTCTGCCTGACCCATAACTTGCTGAAGCTCTGGCGGAAGGTAACGAAGGGGTCCGCATCCTCACCCTTTGGTT